One Cheilinus undulatus linkage group 22, ASM1832078v1, whole genome shotgun sequence DNA window includes the following coding sequences:
- the aadat gene encoding kynurenine/alpha-aminoadipate aminotransferase, mitochondrial isoform X1: MNYARFLTAVSAARKPSPIRMLTELQQRSPPSLISLAGGAPNPNTFPFQSATIKVTNGESVTFDETVMKRALQYSASNGIPELLTWMKNLQKNLHNPPTASYTPENGQMDMCVTTGSQEGLCKVFEMLVKPGDNVLLDAPTYSGTLAALQPLGCNLINVTSDQHGMIPAALKEVLSRWDPSEVHKPGSDAPKILYTIPNGGNPTGASMTVQRKQEVYELARKYDMLIIEDDPYYFLQFEKPWAPTFLSIDVDGRIIRTDSFSKILSSGLRIGFVTGPKPLVDRVVLHIQASTMHTSTFTQLMVSQLLHSWGQEGFLQHIDRVIEFYRTQRDAMISSADKWLKDLADWHSPSAGMFLWMKLRGIADTQQLIMEKALEKEVLLVPGGVFMINSSDPCPYVRAAFSLSTPEQIDEAFRRLSALIKDAL; encoded by the exons CTGAGCTGCAGCAGCGCTCACCTCCGTCCCTGATCTCTCTGGCCGGGGGAGCACCCAACCCCAACACCTTCCCCTTCCAGTCAGCAACCATTAAGGTGACGAATGGAGAGTCTGTTACATTTGATGAGACGGTGATGAAGAGGGCTCTTCAGTACTCGGCTTCTAACGG AATCCCGGAGCTGCTGACGTGGATGAAGAACCTGCAGAAGAACCTCCACAATCCACCAACCGCCAGCTACACGCCTGAAAACGGCCAGATGGACATGTGTGTGACCACAGGGAGCCAGGAGGGGCTCTGTAAG GTGTTTGAGATGCTGGTCAAGCCTGGGGACAACGTTCTTCTGGATGCACCCACATATTCAGGAACACTTGCAGCA CTCCAGCCACTTGGCTGCAACTTAATCAACGTTACCAGCGATCAGCACGGCATGATACCTGCAGCCCTGAAGGAGGTTTTGTCTCGGTGGGATCCCTCAGAGGTCCACAAGCCTGGCAGTGATGCTCCTAAGATCCTCTACACCATACCCAATGGGGGAAACCCTACAGGAGCCTCCATGACGGTTCAGAGGAAGCAGGAAGTGTATGAG CTGGCCCGGAAGTATGACATGCTCATTATCGAGGATGATCCTTACTACTTCTTGCAGTTTGAAAAG CCATGGGCTCCCACCTTTCTCTCCATAGATGTTGACGGAAGAATCATCAGGACAGATTCGTTTTCTAAGATATTGTCTTCAGG GCTGAGGATCGGTTTTGTGACCGGACCCAAACCTCTGGTTGACAGGGTGGTTCTGCACATCCAGGCCTCCACCATGCACACAAGCACCTTCACACAG CTCATGGTGTCTCAGCTGCTGCACAGCTGGGGGCAGGAGGGTTTCCTCCAACACATAGACAG GGTGATTGAGTTTTACAGAACACAGCGTGATGCCATGATCAGCTCTGCAGACAAGTGGCTCAAAG ATCTGGCAGACTGGCACTCCCCGTCTGCAGGCATGTTCCTGTGGATGAAACTCAGAGGCATAGCCGACACCCAGCAGCTCATTATGGAGAAAGCCTTGGAGAAAGAG gtGTTGCTGGTTCCTGGAGGAGTCTTCATGATCAACAGTAGTGACCCCTGTCCTTATGTCAGAGCGGCCTTTTCTCTCTCCACACCAGAGCAGATAGATGAG GCTTTCAGAAGACTCTCAGCTCTCATCAAAGATGCTTTATGA
- the aadat gene encoding kynurenine/alpha-aminoadipate aminotransferase, mitochondrial isoform X2: MKRALQYSASNGIPELLTWMKNLQKNLHNPPTASYTPENGQMDMCVTTGSQEGLCKVFEMLVKPGDNVLLDAPTYSGTLAALQPLGCNLINVTSDQHGMIPAALKEVLSRWDPSEVHKPGSDAPKILYTIPNGGNPTGASMTVQRKQEVYELARKYDMLIIEDDPYYFLQFEKPWAPTFLSIDVDGRIIRTDSFSKILSSGLRIGFVTGPKPLVDRVVLHIQASTMHTSTFTQLMVSQLLHSWGQEGFLQHIDRVIEFYRTQRDAMISSADKWLKDLADWHSPSAGMFLWMKLRGIADTQQLIMEKALEKEVLLVPGGVFMINSSDPCPYVRAAFSLSTPEQIDEAFRRLSALIKDAL; the protein is encoded by the exons ATGAAGAGGGCTCTTCAGTACTCGGCTTCTAACGG AATCCCGGAGCTGCTGACGTGGATGAAGAACCTGCAGAAGAACCTCCACAATCCACCAACCGCCAGCTACACGCCTGAAAACGGCCAGATGGACATGTGTGTGACCACAGGGAGCCAGGAGGGGCTCTGTAAG GTGTTTGAGATGCTGGTCAAGCCTGGGGACAACGTTCTTCTGGATGCACCCACATATTCAGGAACACTTGCAGCA CTCCAGCCACTTGGCTGCAACTTAATCAACGTTACCAGCGATCAGCACGGCATGATACCTGCAGCCCTGAAGGAGGTTTTGTCTCGGTGGGATCCCTCAGAGGTCCACAAGCCTGGCAGTGATGCTCCTAAGATCCTCTACACCATACCCAATGGGGGAAACCCTACAGGAGCCTCCATGACGGTTCAGAGGAAGCAGGAAGTGTATGAG CTGGCCCGGAAGTATGACATGCTCATTATCGAGGATGATCCTTACTACTTCTTGCAGTTTGAAAAG CCATGGGCTCCCACCTTTCTCTCCATAGATGTTGACGGAAGAATCATCAGGACAGATTCGTTTTCTAAGATATTGTCTTCAGG GCTGAGGATCGGTTTTGTGACCGGACCCAAACCTCTGGTTGACAGGGTGGTTCTGCACATCCAGGCCTCCACCATGCACACAAGCACCTTCACACAG CTCATGGTGTCTCAGCTGCTGCACAGCTGGGGGCAGGAGGGTTTCCTCCAACACATAGACAG GGTGATTGAGTTTTACAGAACACAGCGTGATGCCATGATCAGCTCTGCAGACAAGTGGCTCAAAG ATCTGGCAGACTGGCACTCCCCGTCTGCAGGCATGTTCCTGTGGATGAAACTCAGAGGCATAGCCGACACCCAGCAGCTCATTATGGAGAAAGCCTTGGAGAAAGAG gtGTTGCTGGTTCCTGGAGGAGTCTTCATGATCAACAGTAGTGACCCCTGTCCTTATGTCAGAGCGGCCTTTTCTCTCTCCACACCAGAGCAGATAGATGAG GCTTTCAGAAGACTCTCAGCTCTCATCAAAGATGCTTTATGA
- the mfap3l gene encoding microfibrillar-associated protein 3-like, whose amino-acid sequence MTESFLPRVLHRQFEKMHWAAGCVFLLLVSLFTSHTTGALSPDTDGNSTENGTVTDGGFVPAAFTKVSQIIAREGSCALIDCNVTGEPFPSVQWFNSHGDRLDTENGGGKWWLLDGGVLNITSIEFADRGKYTCMASNIHGSSNCTVTLRVVFTNGDMGVYYMVVCLVTFTIIMALNVTRLCMMSSHLKKTEKAINEFFRTEGAEKLQKAFEIAKRIPIITSAKTLELAKVTQFKTMEFARYIEELARSIPLPPLIMNCRTFMEEILEVVGVEEMRHTFVRQAPEGCRETAGRVASIGARDVFTILQERERERERERQRSESPAADSDNSSVHEQPQHIAIQVSVHPPLAISGYCSIEAPPPPDTAPCSPPPSSPPPLSPQQHEEQPEEEDKDEAAANKTPPCQVFYESHV is encoded by the exons atgacagagtcTTTTCTCCCTCGGGTGCTGCACCGACAGTTTGAGAAAATGCACTGGGCCGCTGGGTGTGTTTTTCTGCTCCTGGTGTCTCTTTTCACCTCTCACACCACTGGGGCCTTATCGCCGGACACTGATGGAAACAGTACAGAGAACGGCACTGTGACAGACGGCGGATTTGTCCCAGCTGCATTCACCAAAGTGAGTCAGATAATTGCCCGGGAGGGGAGCTGCGCGCTGATTGATTGCAATGTCACCGGAGAGCCGTTCCCCAGCGTTCAGTGGTTCAACTCCCATGGAGACCGCCTGGACACAGAGAACGGTG GAGGGAAATGGTGGCTGTTGGACGGTGGCGTCCTTAACATCACCAGCATCGAGTTTGCCGACCGAGGGAAATACACCTGTATGGCGTCAAACATTCACGGCAGCTCCAACTGCACAGTGACACTGCGTGTGGTGTTCACCAATGGTGACATGGGCGTGTACTACATGGTGGTGTGTCTGGTCACCTTCACCATCATCATGGCTCTGAACGTCACACGCCTCTGTATGATGAGCAGCCACCTGAAGAAAACCGAGAAAGCCATTAACGAGTTCTTCCGCACCGAGGGCGCCGAGAAGCTGCAGAAGGCCTTCGAGATCGCCAAACGGATCCCCATCATCACCTCGGCAAAGACGCTGGAGCTCGCCAAGGTGACGCAATTCAAAACCATGGAGTTTGCGCGGTACATCGAGGAGCTGGCACGCAGCATCCCGCTGCCACCGCTCATCATGAACTGTAGAACGTTCATGGAGGAGATCCTGGAGGTAGTAGGCGTGGAGGAGATGAGGCACACCTTTGTCAGACAGGCGCCAGAGGGATGTCGAGAAACGGCGGGGAGAGTCGCCTCCATCGGGGCGAGAGATGTCTTCACCATCCTGCAGGAGAGAGAACGAGAacgagagagggagaggcagcGCAGCGAATCCCCCGCTGCTGACTCCGACAACTCCTCTGTTCACGAGCAGCCGCAGCACATCGCAATCCAGGTGTCAGTGCACCCGCCGCTCGCCATCAGCGGCTACTGCAGCAttgaagctccacctcctcctgaCACTGCACCCTGCTCGCCTCCCCCATCCTCCCCGCCACCTCTGTCCCCTCAGCAGCACGAAGAGCAGCCGGAGGAGGAGGATAAAGACGAGGCAGCGGCGAACAAGACCCCACCCTGCCAGGTGTTCTATGAGAGCCATgtctaa